One Vitis vinifera cultivar Pinot Noir 40024 chromosome 15, ASM3070453v1 genomic window, CCTATAAAGTCTGTAAGTATCATTACTTGTTTCTATACACCATATTCATATTTGAGAGAGATGTGAATCACTTATATATTTCTTTCAGGTCATCCATCCTATTCATGATCAGACCCTTTTCTTGAATGAAAGGCATAAAAAACAACTGAAGGAAGAGTACAGTAAGAAACTCCCCTGTACTTGTGTGGCCAAGTCTTGCAATATGAAATACACTGCTGTAGTTCTAATTActtctttggttttctttgcaGATGTTGAGCCCTGGACATTTGAGCAAAACCTTGGTGAGGCTGTTTTCATTCCAGCAGGGTGTCCTCATCAAGTGAGAAATAGACAAGTAATTCACTGGCTAAGTACAAGCTTCTTTTGTGTAGCAAGTTAGGCATGAGGATGAACTTTTCATATCAAGATATATGTGGATTCTGTATGGACTGGTGTCATGTAGGTCATGCTGAATCACAGGAAAGACAagcaaacaatgaaaaatatataggaaCTGCCTTGGGCCATATTGTATTGTTGCCCATGGCAACTTCCTATATTTCAAATTCCTTACCCACTTTTTGCTactaagatttttatttttatttcccttgATAAAGTGTGTTATCTAGTTGTTGATTCAATGCTGTTTTAAATTTCTAGTCATGCATCAAGGTGGCCCTTGACTTTGTATCCCCCGAGAATGTTCAAGAATGTATTCGGCTAACTGATGAGTTTCGTCTACTCCCAAAAAACCATAGAGCCAAGGAAGATAAATTGGAGGTACCTCTCTTTTTATTCAAAAGTCTTTCATTACATCATCTCCATTATTTTCTGTTTATTTGGGCTACATCAAGCTTCAAACTATTTAGGATGTTATGATGCTTTCTGATTTTATAATTTCTGAGGATATCTATGGGaatattgactttttttttttttctgcaatAATTCTTGGCCTATCATCATAATCTAGTCatttaacaaaagtttattttgatatatGCTATGTTCTAGATACTTTCTTCCATCATTCTGTTTTCTGCATTTGGTTAACCCCAATCGTCTTAATCTGAATCTAATGATGTGCACTAGTCAGTTCAAACTTCATAGATTTGATTTAAGGAGATCCAAATTTAGTTATCATTTATGTGCTTGAAAGTCTTGTCCTTAAATGAAGGCTCTAGTGGTCTCTAGTTCCAGATTGTTTTCGGCTTTTTGAAGCCTTTTTCGCTCCATGCTATGTGCCTTGCAAATCACATAATCAAGAATTCCATAAAAGCATTTCTATATGCCTCTCAGAAGTCATCCAAAACTCACATAACCGACTTGACCATGTTTCATGTCTTCTACCGATCACCCTTCATGCATTCTTCTGAATGTCGGAATCAAGCTTTACCAGTTTCTCTTCTCTTTGCAGGTTAAAAAAATGACCCTTTATGCTGTAAGTTCAGCTGTAAGAGAAGCTAAGAAAATCATCTCAAATCTCAAGTAAGGTTTTCTTGTGCTCAATGTGTATCATATATAGTAACTGACCTCCCGGCAAGTTCTTCAAATAAAAGTTTTCCTGAGCTAGCTCCCTTTAGTACAACCAGACTTTAATCTGTTTGCCGAATGATGTTACAACACCATTTGTTCATAACTGCATACAGCCTTagtaaaatttgtaaaaataaaacccCCTTATCACGccttttagaataaaatttattaaaaaaaaaaaaaattgtctgcAGAAGCATTGATTAGAAAAATCAGATTATGTACATTATCCAACTTTCACctaccaaaaatatattttcctagTGGATTAATAGAACTACAAGAGTGAAATCCAACgtgaaattttatttgaattatgaaatattttgaattatgacGTTTCCTActgtgactttttttttttgaagttttttatttaaattacatgagatgatttttatttaattattttttaaaatattaaaattattctttttttttaataagagttaaaatttttcttattattaattaattttttattttttattaaaatattttttcctgGTAATTTCTCTGATTTTTCTCCTAAATCTTCTAGAATCGAAAGATGTGTGGTGGAAAGGCTGGAAAGCACCGGAAAGAACTTCCCATTACGCTTTCTACGGGAATATGCTTTTGATTTTACTTTGTGGGTAATTATCATCACTTTCTTGAACCGTCCATAAAGCAGGTGGAATCATTCGTGAcagttaaaaaatagaaaagcaaAAACCCATTATTGATGGACTTCCAAACATATAACGTATTTGTCACTTTCTCGGAAAAATCCACTCACGATCCCGAAGTTTCCTCTTGAAATGGGCACAAGCCAgtttaaagaagaaagaaaattccTTGGAAATTGGACTACTTTAAAAGCTGACTACATTCTCATACCAGTGGGGTTACGAACCAAATTTTGGCATACAAGCGGAAAGGACCTAAGAATTTTCATGccaatttggaatttttggtcCTAAAAACCTAACATATGGAGAATTTTGGTCTTCatcttttcataaattttacaaaatcaaacgtcttaaaaattaaaaatggtaaaagaaaattgcaatttattatatatttatttttaaaaatcaaaacaaatttttagatttttatttttccaaaatattgtGTCAACCGGTACTCCCAAACTACTCGATTCATCCAAACGACGACGTTTTGAGGCCTTCGAATTCGCGCTAGAATTTAAGACGCCAGGGCAAAGTACAAAAACAACCCGGAAAGTTTCTCGACTTCAAAAAATTACGGGGAAGTCCCAATTTTCAACTTTCTTTCACGCGATCGGTTTCTTCGCAAATCGAAAGTACAAATTTCCAGTAAATTCATTATCTGAATGCTCTCTGTAATcaattattctataaaaacacaGCACCATGATTTACTTTTGAGAATCTCACAGTCATATGGTGCATGCCCTCTACATGTTTGTAGAAATGCCTCAGTCTTTATTGCCTTTCTCATGATTAACTTGATGTACTTTCTCTTCCTTGCTCATTTGAATTTATGGGGTTCTCTATAGGCCTAAAGGGTTTTGCAAATCGCACGCCTCATGTTGCTTCGGGCGTTGAATCTCTCGAGGAGGTGCTTTTGCAGTCATGGTGGCCATGATATTGCCAGCGCCATTGCTGAGCTCAATAAGGTAATGTGCtcccctttttatttatttatttttatggtggTGTACTGAGCTAGAACAGTGCGATAGTGGGTGGTTCCTTTTTTTGTGAGAAAGTGGACGGTAGCGTGATGGAATAATGAGATAGTGGCATGAGTTCATGTGAAAAGACGGAAATGGAATTGATTTGATGATATTGAAGAAAGGGAAAATATGTTCCATCATATGTTCCTTTAGTGGAAGCTTGGTTGTCTGAAATTTCACCCATATGAAATCAATGGTTTTTGTAGAAATTTCAATTAGAACCTGAATGGAGACAAAGCAGATAGAGGTTTGAATCCAAAACCACCATTATGCTGTGTTGCTCCTGGCAAAGTTTGGTCCTAAGATGGGTGAACCCCTGCATTTGTGCTTGCTTGAAAGTTTATCATTGAACTAGACGATTGCAGCTTAAATTGAATGTAGTCATATCTAAGAGAATTTTACTTAATTAATCATTCCGCAAATCAATATTCAATATGGGGTTTTCTCTCTGAGTGAAGCAATACATGGCTGAGGTGGGACATTGTCCCATCTTCTCCTTCTTATGTGATGATCCCTGTATCAGGAAATGGAGTCGGTCTTTGGGGAACCATCCTCAACTAGTCATTCCAGTTCTATTAGCAAAGATTTTATGGCTCAAGAACATCAGTTTGTGTCTCCAAAAATGGGCGGGAGTGGACTTGGCCTGACCCATGTTGGCAGCAAAGGGGAAGCTCAAATGGTGGATGTCACACCTAAAGAAAGTACTAAGAGAGCTGCCACCGCTAGTTGCAAAGTAATTCTGGGCAAGAAGGTGTTCGATTTGGTTTCAGCTAACCAAATGGCCAAGGGAGATGTTCTTAGTGTGGCAAAAATTGCTGGAATAAATGGAGCAAAGCAGACTAGCAGCCTGATCCCATTATGCCACAACATTATCCTGACTCATGTCTGCGTTGATCTGACATTGAACCCAAATGACTTTAGTGTTGACATAGTAGGGGAAGCAGCTTCCACTGGGAAAACCGGGGTTGAGATGGAGGCACTAACAGCTGTGTCCATTGCTGGTTTAACAGTATACGATATGTGCAAGGCTGCTTCGAAGGATATTCAGATCACAGGCATACAACTTGAGCATAAAACTGGTGGCAAGAGTGGGGACT contains:
- the LOC100853557 gene encoding cyclic pyranopterin monophosphate synthase, mitochondrial, whose translation is MESVFGEPSSTSHSSSISKDFMAQEHQFVSPKMGGSGLGLTHVGSKGEAQMVDVTPKESTKRAATASCKVILGKKVFDLVSANQMAKGDVLSVAKIAGINGAKQTSSLIPLCHNIILTHVCVDLTLNPNDFSVDIVGEAASTGKTGVEMEALTAVSIAGLTVYDMCKAASKDIQITGIQLEHKTGGKSGDWTRKE